A genomic stretch from Falco cherrug isolate bFalChe1 chromosome 3, bFalChe1.pri, whole genome shotgun sequence includes:
- the PYCR3 gene encoding pyrroline-5-carboxylate reductase 3 isoform X2, whose translation MEAVELRVGFVGAGRMAGGLARGLLRAGKVPASNVLASAPSDKNLDAWQESGCRTTHCNLEVLQESTLVFLATKPHILPGVLQEIRPAVGPHHIIVSLAAGVTLQTLQRAGAMVFARGSSAGDGEAALLKSLLSSCGLCEEVPESYINIHTGLSGSGVAYVYLFAEALAEGAVKMGMPGGLASRIAAQTLLGAAKIMLETGEHPAKLRGDVCTPGGTTIHALHQLEKGALRATVMNAVEAATNRARDMAED comes from the exons ATGGAGGCGGTGGAGCTGCGAGTGGGGTTCGTGGGCGCCGGGCGGATGGCGGGTGGCCTGGCCCgggggctgctgcgggcag ggaaggtgccagccagcaACGTCCTGGCCAGCGCTCCCTCGGACAAAAACCTGGATGCCTGGCAG GAGTCAGGCTGCCGGACCACTCACTGTAacctggaggtgctgcaggagagcaCCCTGGTCTTCCTGGCCACCAAACCCCACATCCTACCGGGCGTCCTGCAGGAGATCCGTCCTGCTGTGGGACCCCACCACATCATTGTCTCGCTGGCAGCTGGTGTCACCCTCCAGACACTGCAGCGG GCAGGGGCAATGGTCTTCGCCCGGGGTAGCAGTGCTGGTGACGGGGAAGCTGCCCTGCTGAAGAGCCTGCTGTCATCCTGTGGGCTCTGTGAGGAGGTCCCTGAATCCTACATCAACATCCACACTGGCCTCAGTGGCAGCGGAGTGGCCTAC GTGTACCTGTTTGCCGAAGCCTTGGCTGAAGGAGCAGTAAAGATGGGCATGCCAGGTGGCTTAGCCAGTAGGATCGCAGCTCAGACGctgctg GGTGCAGCAAAAATTATGCTGGAGACGGGGGAGCACCCGGCAAAGCTGCGAGGAGATGTCTGCACACCTGGGGGCACCACCATCCATGCGCTGCACCAGCTGGAGAAGGGTGCACTGCGAGCCACTGTCATGAATGCTGTGGAAGCAGCCACCAACCGGGCACGCGACATGGCTGAGGACTAG
- the PYCR3 gene encoding pyrroline-5-carboxylate reductase 3 isoform X1, which translates to MEAVELRVGFVGAGRMAGGLARGLLRAGKVPASNVLASAPSDKNLDAWQESGCRTTHCNLEVLQESTLVFLATKPHILPGVLQEIRPAVGPHHIIVSLAAGVTLQTLQRLLPAGTKVLRLMPNLPCVVQAGAMVFARGSSAGDGEAALLKSLLSSCGLCEEVPESYINIHTGLSGSGVAYVYLFAEALAEGAVKMGMPGGLASRIAAQTLLGAAKIMLETGEHPAKLRGDVCTPGGTTIHALHQLEKGALRATVMNAVEAATNRARDMAED; encoded by the exons ATGGAGGCGGTGGAGCTGCGAGTGGGGTTCGTGGGCGCCGGGCGGATGGCGGGTGGCCTGGCCCgggggctgctgcgggcag ggaaggtgccagccagcaACGTCCTGGCCAGCGCTCCCTCGGACAAAAACCTGGATGCCTGGCAG GAGTCAGGCTGCCGGACCACTCACTGTAacctggaggtgctgcaggagagcaCCCTGGTCTTCCTGGCCACCAAACCCCACATCCTACCGGGCGTCCTGCAGGAGATCCGTCCTGCTGTGGGACCCCACCACATCATTGTCTCGCTGGCAGCTGGTGTCACCCTCCAGACACTGCAGCGG CTTCTCCCTGCTGGGACCAAGGTGCTGCGGCTCATGCCCAACCTGCCATGTGTGGTACAGGCAGGGGCAATGGTCTTCGCCCGGGGTAGCAGTGCTGGTGACGGGGAAGCTGCCCTGCTGAAGAGCCTGCTGTCATCCTGTGGGCTCTGTGAGGAGGTCCCTGAATCCTACATCAACATCCACACTGGCCTCAGTGGCAGCGGAGTGGCCTAC GTGTACCTGTTTGCCGAAGCCTTGGCTGAAGGAGCAGTAAAGATGGGCATGCCAGGTGGCTTAGCCAGTAGGATCGCAGCTCAGACGctgctg GGTGCAGCAAAAATTATGCTGGAGACGGGGGAGCACCCGGCAAAGCTGCGAGGAGATGTCTGCACACCTGGGGGCACCACCATCCATGCGCTGCACCAGCTGGAGAAGGGTGCACTGCGAGCCACTGTCATGAATGCTGTGGAAGCAGCCACCAACCGGGCACGCGACATGGCTGAGGACTAG